A window of Lytechinus variegatus isolate NC3 chromosome 15, Lvar_3.0, whole genome shotgun sequence contains these coding sequences:
- the LOC121428490 gene encoding tetratricopeptide repeat protein 28-like, protein MASDLPSRQCISVASIAEFSEPISETDEIESVRKLQKLGDKAFKKKDYAAAAACYKEALEIDEENVQLLSKRAVSNIELKDYQEARIDADILVKLNPHVPQGHYLLAVCLDNLEEYGAAITAFLRALRYDQNHQTQLVDNVAVVAANLCHFPDDVLQKLDDCSPIEKLMIVAECMYESKQYDVCIHVQQTIQDLKQTDKETKLKSQYLLAMCYQKLEELDRALDQFHTLLSQSLSHKNDIYEASAYHNLAQLNLKVGQIHHGIVFYEKLLSICEDLRQRNDGADATTSKGEMDYLVGDRLQKHVHEILTSAYRAASDLSQALFHADQYLSKTVQEDVSKDKEVVGKAYLLVGFLREGLGDYATALKHYQEYLAVSKTKNDKSGIARAYGCLGRVYHRLCNFSLAQSFYEQQHAIAEKFKYLQMVASALKNLAKLFTERENNDEAFKCLEKYLRVSRKLDEFYTECEAFIDIGDFYQHQDRVMQSEYYYEQAFNLAERTKLTGHLHKAASKLAQVLVQSDDEKKIEKARFLCEESMKYCQRVQMVHEEDGTVVPEEIQQCLLRSSSMLKISLCQLQRNLEALEIAEEQNSSSFQEILAKQTRDDTIDQRSSMTFQDICKLVNSQSSTVVYYDVTDLGVLTWVLKPNKGCVHFVREVPEGRQRSSEYLKDLVSSIHSSEGGLESMYDCEYRALPMLDSETYKMQLYFKSMSRNYTPISFTSRAYSAPGTPSGKTTQVPLRTLHHFLWEPIAEHVTEGEVIIVPNDVLTQLSFDSLTDNEGHRLGETLNMTSIPSLMVLKHLINNQANINNLYLADSQATDDQASQVTGDEGSKLNPASPIYLDHMNRVVVPQSTLPHQPIMDTVKVAPEMAATRMYNPSHVAFDRTFHGTMRDGRDPVLAQEERRVREGCARGSTLISKTWSGGEVPSVRDGRVGTYRQREGIAGIVAMGNPTLPEKMRLHGKIWKPNSDLEIAQMETHKIADYLHTEPYLGSKVTKEAILSALPTATLIHLALYGSWEDGVLACTPNPTTQPMGDGVYPEGAYQIGVQDILGMKLCSQLVVLSCGYGNRHRTVHLDLPLAFIAAGAQCVLVMLWAVNDLVRNKFWHHFYLSLQEGTMVSQAVQAAKQAIRQDNRFQDARNWGAFHVIGFDQYINLMTIKHAMVDHQLNQTQKHVLNNMKEDALNLREDNPEDKTDSALITKLCSHMASALTHHVHFPTVLSCILSLLQQTKKLLSCPEGEPFPSWILPVEVFTSPAAVPLLNLMGFHFQPRGPTSYEPFVVFPTRDLDGLLDPALQAFEALIAISKNTEVSHCLAKVLTEHEKLSSGLIDILSITKHMPEIQLRCNDSGIHSMWVDNTAREILQAMGFRQVGKLILFEGSKSNKNQLYAVLQVLCAVCGEKGKNMLERLDMRYLGLAPSRLAAKSPRQSPSKSARLKSSSTVRLTTPPKTISRLRTLNPVVLPGNKMDFSTPWWSEEARQTEVTEKMKLAKDLSAVHVGYSQRMQKNRRWHLEAIAPQAREERDKVGLAPSKPRKVKMKPGASPSIPRVPIDYVEPLTAEAIEQRRDYAHFLSRVRSLDLEKRHQGSVQGLFLPYVNNTKAEAK, encoded by the exons ATGGCTTCAGATCTACCTAGTCGACAGTGTATAAGTGTTGCAAGCATTGCTGAATTCAGTGAACCCATTAGTGAAACAGATGAGATTGAAAGT GTTCGCAAACTTCAGAAGCTTGGAGACAAAGCCTTTAAGAAAAAGGACTATGCCGCGGCAGCTGCCTGCTACAAAGAAGCTCTTGAGATCGATGAAGAGAATGTCCAACTCCTGTCAAAGAGGGCAGTCTCTAACATTGAACTCAAGGATTACCAAGAGGCAAGGATTGACGCTGATATCCTTGTTAAACTCAATCCTCATGTTCCTCAG GGTCATTATCTGCTAGCAGTGTGTCTTGATAATCTGGAGGAGTATGGAGCTGCCATTACTGCTTTCCTAAGAGCATTACGTTATGATCAAAACCACCAAACCCAATTGGTTGACAATGTTGCTGTTGTTGCTGCTAATCTGTGTCACTTTCCTGATGATGTTCTTCAAAAGTTAGATG ATTGCAGCCCTATTGAGAAACTGATGATAGTAGCTGAGTGTATGTATGAATCAAAGCAATACGATGTCTGCATTCATGTCCAGCAGACTATCCAAGATCTGAAACAAACAGACAAAGAGACCAAACTCAAGTCTCAATATCTTCTTGCCATGTGCTATCAGAAACTTGAGGAATTAGACCGTGCTCTGGACCAGTTCCACACCCTCCTATCCCAGTCTCTAAGTCACAAGAATGATATCTATGAGGCTTCGGCTTATCACAACCTAGCTCAGTTGAATCTTAAGGTTGGTCAGATCCACCATGGTATTGTCTTCTACGAGAAACTTCTTTCCATCTGCGAAGACTTGAGACAGAGAAACGACGGAGCTGATGCCACAACTAGCAAGGGTGAGATGGATTATCTTGTCGGGGATAGACTACAAAAGCATGTGCATGAAATTCTAACCAGTGCTTACAGAGCAGCTTCGGACCTTTCCCAAGCATTGTTCCATGCTGACCAGTACCTCTCTAAGACAGTCCAAGAAGATGTCAGCAAGGACAAGGAGGTTGTAGGAAAGGCATATCTGTTGGTTGGATTCCTTAGGGAAGGTTTAGGAGACTATGCAACAGCTCTCAAGCACTACCAGGAATACCTTGCTGTGAGTAAAACAAAGAATGATAAATCTGGGATAGCTCGAGCCTATGGCTGTCTTGGTCGAGTGTACCACCGACTTTGTAATTTTTCACTAGCACAGTCTTTCTATGAACAACAGCATGCTATTGCAGAGAAGTTCAAGTACTTGCAAATGGTTGCTTCTGCTCTGAAAAACCTTGCCAAGCTTTTTACTGAAAGGGAAAATAATGATGAGGCATTCAAATGCTTGGAAAAGTATCTTAGAGTTAGTAGGAAGCTAGATGAGTTCTACACTGAATGTGAGGCTTTCATTGACATAGGAGATTTCTATCAACATCAAGATAGAGTCATGCAATCAGAGTATTACTATGAACAGGCATTCAATCTTGCAGAAAGGACTAAACTGACAGGACACCTTCATAAAGCAGCCTCTAAACTAGCCCAAGTTCTTGTTCAGTCAGACGatgagaagaaaattgaaaaggcACGATTCCTGTGTGAGGAGAGTATGAAATATTGTCAAAGAGTTCAAATGGTTCACGAGGAAGATGGCACAGTAGTTCCTGAAGAGATTCAACAATGCCTCTTACGAAGCTCTTCTATGTTGAAAATCAGCCTTTGCCAGCTTCAGAGGAACTTGGAAGCTCTAGAGATTGCTGAAGAACAAAATAGTTCTAGCTTCCAGGAGATACTTGCTAAACAGACGAGAGATGATACCATTGACCAGAGAAGTAGTATGACATTCCAGGACATTTGTAAGCTGGTCAATTCTCAGTCAAGTACTGTTGTTTACTATGATGTAACTGATCTTGGTGTTCTCACATGGGTGCTCAAACCTAACAAGGGCTGTGTCCACTTTGTGAGAGAAGTTCCAGAGGGAAGGCAAAGATCTTCAGAGTATCTCAAGGACCTGGTTTCCTCTATTCACTCCAGCGAGGGCGGGCTTGAGAGTATGTATGACTGTGAATACAGAGCACTTCCCATGCTAGATTCGGAGACATACAAAATGCAACTCTACTTCAAGTCAATGTCAAGGAATTACACACCTATAAGCTTCACTTCCAGAGCTTACAGTGCCCCAGGAACTCCCAGTGGAAAGACCACACAAGTACCGCTAAGGACGCTGCACCACTTCCTTTGGGAGCCCATTGCTGAACATGTCACAGAAGGGGAGGTCATCATAGTTCCTAATGATGTGTTGACACAGCTTTCATTTGATTCACTGACTGATAATGAAGGTCACCGGCTAGGGGAGACATTGAATATGACATCTATACCATCTCTAATGGTTCTAAAGCATCTCATCAACAACCAAGCAAACATCAATAATCTATATCTGGCAGACTCTCAGGCGACAGATGATCAAGCATCTCAAGTCACAG GTGATGAAGGCTCCAAGTTGAACCCAGCCTCTCCAATCTACCTTGATCACATGAATCGTGTAGTGGTTCCTCAGTCTACTCTACCTCACCAACCCATCATGGATACTGTCAAAGTAGCACCTGAGATGGCTGCCACCAGGATGTACAACCCAAGCCATGTGGCCTTTGATAGGACCTTCCATGGCACGATGAGAGATGGCAGGGACCCTGTCCTAGCGCAAGAGGAGAGGAGAGTGAGGGAGGGGTGTGCAAGAGGGAGTACCCTCATTAGCAAGACCTGGAGCGGGGGAGAGGTACCTTCCGTCAGGGACGGGAGGGTGGGGACGTACCGACAGAGGGAAGGGATAGCTGGTATCGTTGCAATGGGTAACCCAACATTGCCTGAGAAGATGAGACTGCACGGCAAG ATCTGGAAACCTAACTCTGATCTGGAAATTGCCCAGATGGAAACACACAAGATTGCAGATTACCTTCACACTGAACCATACCTTGGGTCAAAGGTCACCAAGGAAGCTATCTTGTCAGCATTACCAAcggcaaccctcatccatttaGCTCTGTATGGATCATGGGAGGATGGGGTGCTAGCGTGCACCCCTAACCCAACCACCCAGCCGATGGGGGATGGGGTGTATCCTGAAGGGGCGTATCAGATTGGGGTACAAGACATCCTTGGTATGAAGCTATGCAGTCAGCTAGTGGTACTCAGCTGTGGCTATGGCAACAGGCATCGGACCGTTCATCTTGATCTACCCCTTGCATTCATTGCTGCAG gtGCTCAATGTGTTTTGGTAATGTTATGGGCCGTCAATGATCTAGTGAGGAATAAGTTTTGGCATCATTTCTACCTATCTCTTCAAGAAGGTACCATGGTATCACAAGCTGTACAAGCAGCTAAACAGGCAATCAGACAAGATAATAG GTTCCAAGATGCACGTAATTGGGGTGCCTTCCATGTGATTGGGTTTGATCAGTACATCAATCTTATGACCATCAAACATGCTATGGTTGATCATCAACTGAATCAAACACAGAAACATGTCCTTAATAACATGAAAGAAGATGCTCTTAATCTAAGGGAAGACAATCCCGAAG ATAAGACTGACTCAGCATTGATTACAAAGCTTTGTTCACATATGGCCTCAGCTCTCACACATCATGTTCATTTTCCTACTGTCTTGAGCTGCATCCTAAGCCTG CTACAACAAACTAAGAAGCTCCTATCATGCCCTGAGGGTGAACCTTTCCCATCTTGGATCCTACCGGTTGAAGTCTTTACCTCTCCTGCAGCTGTTCCTCTTCTTAACCTCATGGGATTTCATTTCCAGCCTCGTGGCCCGACAAGCTATGAACCATTCGTGGTGTTCCCAACACGAGATCTGGATGGCCTTCTTGACCCTGCACTCCAGGCTTTTGAAGCTTTGATCG CTATCTCAAAGAACACAGAAGTCAGTCATTGTTTGGCTAAGGTCCTGACAGAACATGAAAAGCTCTCATCAGGTCTTATCGACATT CTGTCAATCACTAAGCACATGCCAGAGATTCAACTACGATGTAATGATTCTGGTATCCATAGTATGTGGGTTGATAATACAGCTAGAGAGATACTACAAGCCATGGGATTTAGACAGGTTGGCAAGCTGATTCTCTTTGAAGGAAGCAAATCAAACAA AAACCAGCTGTATGCAGTGCTTCAAGTCCTTTGTGCAGTGTGTGGTGAGAAAGGCAAGAACATGTTAGAGAGACTTGATATGAGATACCTTGGTTTAGCACCCAGTCGTCTGGCAGCCAAGTCCCCTCGTCAATCTCCTTCTAAGTCAGCTCGTCTGAAGTCCAGTAGCACGGTCAGATTGACCACTCCCCCTAAGACCATCAGTCGTCTCCGAACCTTGAATCCTGTCGTCTTACCAGGAAATAAG ATGGATTTCTCAACACCGTGGTGGAGTGAAGAAGCAAGACAAACAGAGGTTACAGAGAAAATGAAACTAGCCAAGGA TCTGAGTGCTGTTCACGTTGGTTACTCTCAGAGAATGCAGAAGAACAGAAGATGGCATCTAGAAGCCATAGCACCTCAAGCAAGGGAAGAGAGAGACAAGGTCGGTCTTGCTCCTTCCAAACCCAGGAAGGTTAAGATGAAACCTGGTGCCTCACCGTCCATCCCCAGGGTACCCATAGACTACGTTGAACCACTAACTGCAGAAGCTATAGAACAGCGTAGAGACTATGCTCATTTCCTTTCGAGGGTACGATCACTGGATTTAGAGAAACGGCATCAGGGCTCGGTGCAGGGACTTTTCCTTCCATATGTGAACAACACAAAGGCTGAAGCAAAGTGA